In a genomic window of Mucilaginibacter sp. KACC 22063:
- a CDS encoding sensor histidine kinase yields the protein MKLQFKLALYNTLIKLATIFFTGLVLLFSLEKISYHHISVRLEDKKNEFMKHLSSDKISQILQKQTTFTDYNILKDDYIILRPTKYEPITTVVDTFSTAERTIENSKDTYRILTCKFNYYNHTYLLEVGNTIDAVNELKQTIKGYTLIILAIALVLTLISDFVFTKHLLNPFYDIIENKLIKVNDPLNFDYSKVKTTTQDFNLLDDSINSLMRKISQMFMLEKQFIANVSHELMTPISIITSRLENILVQDKLTEETENKVFASLKTLNRLKAIINSLLLISQIENNQFNKTDVIMINETLTEIEEELEDRLEDKSVELQIALEHQPEIVGNKSLIHTLLFNIINNAIKYNKKGGSITITDKILNHKYALEISDTGIGMDNKEIERAFNRFEKLDNDERDSFGLGLSIVKSIAAFHNIEIDINSVKGQKTSVLLTFKNETQLH from the coding sequence ATGAAACTGCAGTTTAAACTAGCCCTTTATAATACGCTGATTAAATTGGCGACCATTTTTTTCACAGGCCTGGTGCTGCTTTTTTCTCTTGAAAAGATATCTTACCATCATATATCAGTAAGGTTGGAGGACAAGAAGAATGAGTTTATGAAGCACTTGTCATCTGACAAGATTTCACAAATATTACAAAAGCAAACCACCTTTACCGATTACAATATTTTAAAGGACGACTACATTATTTTAAGGCCTACCAAGTATGAGCCCATTACCACCGTTGTAGATACTTTTAGTACGGCTGAGCGCACAATAGAGAACAGCAAAGATACTTACCGTATATTAACCTGTAAATTTAATTATTACAATCATACTTATTTATTAGAGGTAGGCAATACCATTGATGCTGTTAATGAATTAAAACAGACCATTAAGGGTTATACCCTTATCATACTGGCTATTGCGCTTGTACTCACCCTTATTTCAGACTTTGTTTTTACCAAGCACCTGCTCAACCCCTTTTATGACATTATTGAAAATAAGCTGATCAAGGTAAATGACCCTTTAAATTTTGATTACAGCAAAGTAAAGACCACTACCCAGGATTTTAATCTGCTGGATGATAGTATTAACTCATTGATGCGTAAGATAAGCCAGATGTTTATGCTGGAGAAGCAGTTCATCGCCAATGTATCGCATGAATTAATGACACCTATATCTATCATCACATCCCGTTTGGAAAATATATTGGTACAGGACAAACTGACCGAAGAAACAGAAAATAAAGTATTTGCCTCATTAAAAACACTTAACCGCTTAAAAGCAATTATTAACAGCCTTTTGCTGATCTCACAGATCGAAAATAACCAGTTTAATAAAACTGATGTTATCATGATCAATGAAACACTGACCGAGATTGAAGAAGAATTAGAAGACAGGCTGGAAGATAAAAGTGTGGAACTGCAAATAGCGCTGGAACATCAGCCTGAAATTGTAGGTAACAAAAGCCTGATCCATACCTTGCTTTTTAATATTATTAATAACGCTATTAAGTATAATAAGAAGGGCGGCTCAATAACCATCACAGATAAAATTCTTAACCATAAATATGCTCTTGAGATTAGCGATACCGGCATTGGTATGGATAACAAAGAAATTGAGCGCGCATTCAACCGTTTTGAAAAACTTGACAATGATGAACGCGATAGTTTCGGTCTTGGACTGTCAATTGTGAAGAGTATTGCCGCTTTTCATAATATTGAGATCGATATAAATTCGGTTAAAGGACAGAAAACCAGCGTGTTATTAACATTTAAAAACGAAACTCAACTTCACTAA
- a CDS encoding glycoside hydrolase family 130 protein — translation MRLSIERKPVRVNPDPKRVIARFFFNGTDRAKEVIQRVLELSEEQAFAIISPLLQEYSKRHRNITRVLNRHCSKLKSLFTELNVDYDSLSVNMKLLIGSYFTHEYSIESAAFFNPSIIEDPDQSDLEDGEKRVIISFRAVGEGHISSITFRRALFDKNNNITVIPAGSYIDEAEIIRNAVYNKKLFFNKAAITQINIDVLREVEQKLDHHFEYANLRRILLDSQALQKDDIKRLEYDKILWLADSYYEIVFSMDTDISDRVIFPISEYERKGIEDARFVKFMHDDGSSVYYATYTAYDGALIMPKLLQTNDFYNFRIMPLYGAGAQNKNLALFPRKINGRYVMMSRIDGWNNYIMYSDKINIWEDPIKLQQPKFSWEFVQIGNCGSPIETPHGWLMISHGVGPMRKYVLSVSLLRLDDPAVEIGRLKEPLLVPNSEEREGYVPNVIYSCGSIIHNNKLIIPYGLSDYSTSFAEVEVDALINRLLSDGV, via the coding sequence ATGAGACTTTCTATTGAACGTAAGCCCGTAAGGGTAAATCCCGATCCGAAACGCGTTATCGCCCGGTTCTTTTTTAATGGCACCGATAGGGCAAAAGAAGTGATACAGCGTGTTTTGGAATTATCAGAAGAGCAGGCATTTGCTATTATTTCTCCTTTGTTACAAGAGTATTCTAAACGGCACAGAAATATTACCCGGGTTTTAAACCGGCATTGCAGCAAACTGAAATCGTTATTTACTGAATTGAATGTTGATTATGACAGCCTTTCGGTGAATATGAAACTCCTGATCGGTTCTTATTTTACACATGAATATTCCATTGAATCAGCCGCTTTTTTTAATCCATCCATAATTGAGGATCCGGATCAAAGCGATTTGGAAGACGGCGAAAAGCGTGTGATTATCAGTTTCAGGGCAGTGGGCGAGGGGCACATTTCGTCTATTACATTCCGTCGTGCGCTGTTTGACAAAAACAATAACATTACGGTGATCCCTGCAGGCAGCTATATTGACGAAGCAGAAATTATCCGTAATGCAGTTTATAATAAAAAGCTGTTTTTTAACAAAGCTGCTATTACACAGATCAATATCGATGTATTGCGCGAGGTAGAGCAAAAGCTTGACCACCATTTCGAGTATGCAAATCTTCGCCGCATCCTGCTGGATTCGCAGGCGCTTCAGAAAGATGATATAAAGCGCTTAGAATATGACAAAATACTCTGGCTGGCTGATTCGTACTATGAAATCGTCTTCTCTATGGATACTGATATCTCTGACAGGGTAATTTTCCCAATTTCAGAGTATGAACGTAAAGGTATCGAAGATGCGCGCTTTGTAAAGTTTATGCATGACGATGGCAGTTCTGTTTATTATGCTACCTATACTGCTTATGATGGTGCGTTGATTATGCCGAAATTGCTGCAAACCAACGATTTTTATAATTTCCGCATTATGCCTTTATACGGTGCAGGTGCACAGAATAAAAACCTGGCGCTGTTTCCGCGAAAAATTAATGGTAGATATGTGATGATGTCGCGTATTGATGGTTGGAACAATTACATCATGTATTCTGACAAGATCAATATTTGGGAAGATCCTATTAAACTTCAGCAGCCCAAATTTTCGTGGGAATTTGTTCAGATCGGTAACTGTGGTTCACCTATAGAAACTCCGCATGGCTGGTTAATGATTAGTCATGGTGTAGGCCCGATGCGTAAATACGTTTTAAGTGTAAGCTTATTACGTCTGGATGATCCTGCTGTGGAGATAGGCCGTTTAAAAGAACCGCTGCTTGTGCCAAATTCTGAAGAACGTGAGGGTTATGTACCTAACGTGATCTATTCATGTGGTTCAATAATTCATAACAACAAGTTGATAATACCTTACGGCTTGTCTGATTATTCAACTTCATTTGCAGAGGTTGAAGTGGACGCGCTGATCAACCGCTTGTTAAGCGACGGCGTTTAG
- a CDS encoding response regulator transcription factor, whose amino-acid sequence MNVLIVEDEKSLALEVDEYLSHEGFTVEHARTRKSAEEKIFVNNYDFILLDLGLPDGDGFELLKMLRQLKDRDDAVIILTARGEVDDRIRGLEEGADDYLPKPFSLNELLARIHAITRRRHKLESNEIDVKGFKINIQNRTVNYGTDRVNLTKKEFEILNYLVLNKNRVISRTNLTEHVWGDVLEINSDSNFVDVHVKNLRKKLSQFAIIDWFETVRSIGYRINI is encoded by the coding sequence ATGAACGTTTTAATTGTTGAAGATGAGAAAAGCCTCGCTCTTGAGGTTGATGAATATTTAAGTCATGAAGGCTTTACTGTTGAGCATGCCCGTACACGAAAATCGGCGGAGGAAAAGATCTTCGTAAATAATTATGACTTTATTTTGCTTGACTTAGGCCTGCCCGACGGTGACGGTTTTGAACTGCTAAAAATGTTAAGGCAGCTGAAAGATCGTGATGATGCGGTGATTATACTGACTGCCCGAGGTGAAGTTGATGACCGCATACGCGGCCTGGAAGAAGGCGCTGACGATTACCTGCCGAAACCTTTTTCATTAAATGAATTGCTGGCGCGCATACATGCTATAACGCGCAGACGCCATAAACTTGAAAGTAATGAAATTGATGTTAAAGGGTTTAAAATAAATATCCAAAACCGCACGGTTAATTATGGCACAGACCGTGTTAACCTTACCAAAAAAGAGTTTGAAATTTTAAACTACCTGGTGCTGAACAAGAACAGGGTAATATCGCGTACCAACCTTACAGAACACGTCTGGGGTGATGTGTTGGAAATCAATTCAGATTCGAACTTTGTAGATGTACACGTAAAAAACCTGCGTAAAAAACTGTCTCAGTTTGCCATTATCGACTGGTTTGAAACTGTGCGCAGCATAGGCTATCGCATAAACATCTGA